The proteins below are encoded in one region of Neisseria bacilliformis:
- a CDS encoding NADH-quinone oxidoreductase subunit M: MFSNYLLSLAIWIPIAAGVLVLATGPDSRAPLARMLALIGALAGFLVTLPLFTGFDRLSGGYQFTEFHEWIPLLRINYSLGVDGISVLFVILNAFITLMVVLAGWEVIQKRPAQYMAAFLIMSGLINGAFAAQDALLFYVFFEGMLIPLYLIIGVWGGPRRVYASVKLFLYTLMGSLLMLVALVYLSYQAGGSFMIADFQNLKQIPLGIQQLLFVAFFLSFAVKVPMWPVHTWLPDAHVEAPTGGSMVLAAITLKVGAYGFLRFILPILPDASRYFAPVIVVLSLIAVIYIGMVALVQTDMKKLVAYSSISHMGFVTLGMFLFLDGRLNDWAVKGAIMQMISHGFVSAAMFMCIGVMYDRLHTRNIADYGGVVNVMPKFAAFMMLFGMANAGLPATSGFVGEFMVIMGSVAVNFWVGLLAAITLILGASYTLWMYKRVIFGAITNPHVAEMKDINAREFLILAVLAVTVLGMGLWPEPFIAVVHQAANDLMAHVAQSKI; encoded by the coding sequence ATGTTTTCCAACTACCTACTCAGCTTGGCAATATGGATACCCATCGCTGCGGGCGTGCTGGTTTTGGCGACGGGGCCGGACAGCCGTGCGCCGCTTGCCCGTATGCTCGCTTTAATCGGTGCGCTTGCCGGTTTCTTGGTAACGCTGCCCTTGTTTACGGGTTTCGACCGTTTGAGCGGCGGCTATCAGTTTACCGAGTTCCACGAGTGGATTCCGCTTTTGCGCATCAACTACTCGCTGGGCGTGGACGGTATTTCGGTGCTGTTTGTCATCCTCAACGCCTTTATCACGCTGATGGTGGTGCTGGCGGGCTGGGAAGTGATTCAGAAACGCCCCGCGCAGTATATGGCAGCCTTCCTGATTATGAGCGGCCTGATTAACGGCGCGTTTGCGGCGCAGGATGCCCTGCTGTTTTACGTGTTCTTCGAGGGCATGCTGATTCCGCTGTATCTGATTATCGGCGTGTGGGGCGGCCCGCGCCGCGTGTATGCGTCGGTGAAGCTGTTTCTCTATACGCTGATGGGTTCGCTTTTGATGCTGGTGGCTTTGGTTTACCTGTCGTATCAGGCGGGCGGCAGCTTTATGATTGCCGATTTCCAAAACCTGAAACAGATTCCGCTCGGTATCCAACAGCTTTTGTTTGTGGCGTTTTTCCTGTCGTTTGCCGTGAAAGTGCCGATGTGGCCGGTGCACACCTGGCTGCCGGACGCGCACGTCGAAGCCCCCACGGGCGGCTCGATGGTGCTGGCGGCGATCACGCTGAAAGTGGGCGCATACGGTTTCCTGCGCTTTATCCTGCCGATTCTGCCCGACGCGTCGCGTTATTTCGCGCCGGTGATTGTGGTGTTGAGTCTGATTGCGGTGATTTACATCGGCATGGTCGCGCTGGTGCAGACCGATATGAAAAAACTGGTGGCGTATTCGTCTATCAGCCATATGGGTTTCGTTACGCTGGGCATGTTCCTGTTTCTTGACGGCCGTCTGAACGACTGGGCGGTGAAGGGCGCGATCATGCAGATGATTTCGCACGGCTTTGTTTCCGCCGCGATGTTTATGTGCATCGGCGTGATGTACGACCGCCTGCACACGCGCAATATCGCCGATTACGGCGGCGTGGTGAACGTGATGCCCAAGTTTGCCGCCTTTATGATGCTGTTCGGCATGGCCAACGCCGGCCTGCCCGCCACTTCCGGCTTTGTCGGCGAGTTTATGGTGATTATGGGCTCGGTGGCAGTGAACTTCTGGGTCGGCCTGTTGGCTGCCATTACGCTGATTTTGGGCGCGTCTTACACGCTGTGGATGTACAAGCGCGTGATTTTCGGCGCCATTACCAACCCGCACGTGGCCGAAATGAAAGACATCAACGCCCGCGAGTTTCTGATTCTGGCCGTGCTGGCCGTTACCGTGCTGGGCATGGGTTTATGGCCGGAGCCGTTTATCGCGGTGGTGCATCAGGCCGCCAACGACTTGATGGCACATGTGGCGCAAAGCAAGATTTGA